In Dermacentor albipictus isolate Rhodes 1998 colony unplaced genomic scaffold, USDA_Dalb.pri_finalv2 scaffold_15, whole genome shotgun sequence, the following proteins share a genomic window:
- the LOC135914129 gene encoding uncharacterized protein, protein MEVTVQSVGTTAGTSGLSPEGALQQPGVVPVEPLPRSPPATAQPAAGPGGVRTSYQPRVQRRSRGPRRLSHRDALVERLADDYARTVAQNDETNELLHGIRQGVDRLAAATERVVAAVERQADQVAEALRPVGQLSQLLGQLMQEAVAARRE, encoded by the exons ATGGAGGTGACCGTACAATCTGTGGGCACCACCGCTGGAACAAGTGGCCTTTCACCTGAAG GAGCACTGCAGCAGCCAGGAGTGGTCCCTGTTGAGCCACTGCCCCGAAGCCCTCCAGCCACTGCACAGCCTGCAGCTGGCCCTGGCGGAGTGAGAACCA GCTACCAGCCCCGGGTGCAGCGCCGGTCTCGAGGCCCTCGCCGGTTGTCCCACCGGGACGCCTTGGTCGAACGGCTCGCGGATGACTACGCCAGAACCGTCGCACAGAACGACGAGACAAACGAA CTCCTTCATGGTATCCGCCAGGGCGTAGACCGGCTGGCTGCAGCTACTGAGCGGGTCGTGGCTGCTGTGGAGCGGCAGGCTGACCAAGTAGCGGAGGCACTGCGGCCAGTGGGGCAGCTTTCGCAGCTCTTGGGCCAGCTAATGCAGGAGGCAGTAGCTGCAAGGAGGGAATAG